The Candidatus Zixiibacteriota bacterium genome contains the following window.
ACCATGCAGTCACTCGCCAATATGATGCAACGGATGGGAATGACGGTCGATCCCGAAAAACTCAAGGTGAAGAATGTGGCGGCGGTGATAGTCACCGGTCGCCTGTCATCAACCCACAAAATTGGTGACCGGGTCGATGTGACGGTTTCCTCAATCGGTGACGCCTCCTCATTACAGGGGGGAACTCTGCTTATGACACAACTGGCCATGTCCGATGGCGAGGTTTATGCGACAGCTCAAGGGCCGGTGTCGATCGGCGGATTCAATGTCCAGGTGGAAGATGGCAACAAAATCATCAACAACTACACGCTGGTCGGACGTGTACCCAACGGCGGCATTGTCACCCGCCCGATAATCAAGCAATCGAATGTGTCCGAGCTTGTGCTTTCATTGCAGACGCCCGATTACGCCACTGCCTCGCGCATGGCCGAGGCGATCAATAGCCGGTACGGTCATACCGCCATTGTCGATGATGCCGGGACGATAAGGATCAATGTTCCCGAATCAATGGCCGCGGCTAACAGCCGGATTCAGTTCATTGCCGATATCGGCACACTGCAGGTCGAACCGGATCAGGTCGCCCGGGTGATTATCAACGAGAGAACCGGGACCATTGTGGCCGGGCAGAATGTGACGATTGCGCCGGTGGCCATTGCCCATGGCAATATTATGGTGAATATCAAATCGGTGCCGGTTATTTCCCAGCCGGAGCCGTTCTCTAAAGGGGAAACGGTGGTGACATCGGAATATCAGCTTACGGTGGATAATGAGAAGGCGCGGGTGCTGTATCTGCAGGAGGCCGTTTCGCTGGCCGATATCGCCTCCGCACTCAATCAGATTGGAGCCGCGCCGCGCGATATCATTGCCATTTTTGAATCTCTCAAACAGGCGGGAGCGCTCCGCGCGGAGCTGGTAATTATCTAATAGGGAATAATGTGACCAACCCGATAAATAACAATTTTAGGGCGGGAAATCCCGCCTCGATTCCCCTTAAGAAATCACCGGATGTTGAGGGGGAAAAGAAGAAGCTTTACAACTCTGCCCGGGAAATGGAGTCCCTTTTCCTCTATCATATGCTTAAGGAAATGCGCAAGACGGTTCCGCAGAACGAGGGGAGCAATGCCCTGGGTCTGGGAAACGGTTTGGGCAAAGATATTTACACACAGGTCTTTGACGAAGAACTTTCCAGGAAAATAGCGGGCAACGGTGATAAGTCATTGACCAACCTTCTTTACCATGCGCTGGAAAAGGCCTTTGACCGGCAGCATGGCGAGGCTGAAAGCAAAGCGATAGTTTCCGCAAAGCTGCTGCCCGAGGCAAAATACATAAGCATCAACCGTCAGGAAGAGAAATTCATCGACCTGAATGGCCGGGTGACTCCCCGGAAAGGTAAGCAGCCCGTTGCCGGAAATGCGGTCGAAGTGAACGCCCAATTGACACGCAAAGGGGGCGCAAGGATGATCACCAATGACCCCGATCAAATTGACCTGGTCGGCCGGAATAAGTCAATTGATGCGAAAGTTGAGAGCAAAGCGATAAATGCATCACCGGAGCAAAAAACCGATTCTTCCGATTACAAGGAAATCATCAAAGAAGCATCGGAGAAATTCAATCTTGATCCGACGCTGCTGGAGTCGATTATCGAGGCCGAGTCGGCGGGAAATCCTCAGGCGGTATCCTTGGCGGGGGCTAAAGGCCTGATGCAATTGGCCGACACCACGGCCGCCGATATGGGGGTCAGAAATGTTTTTGACCCGCAGGAAAATATCCACGCCGGGGCGAAATTCTTGCGACGCCTTATCGATCGTTTCGGTGATATCAAAAAGGCTCTGGCCGCCTACAACGCCGGGCCGGAAACGGTGGAACGATATAGGGGAATTCCCCCGTACCCCGAGACCAGACGCTATGTGCAAAAGGTTTTGCAGGGAGTTACCGGCAAAACCAAGAACTATGAATAACCGAATGCCCTAAAGAGATTTGCCGATATGCCGAAAGAAATAATTGAGGATAGTTCAAATTCTGAACTGACCTGGGAACTGATGAGAGTCCTGGAAAAGGAAGCGTCTCTATTTGAAACATTCCTGGATCTGCTGGAGCAGCAACAAGAAGCTCTGGTTCGGAATGATGTTAATCGTCTTAACGAAATTACCGAGAGGCAAAAAGAGAAACTCGTGTCCGCCGGGCAATTGTCAAAAAACCGGGAGGAACTGATCAGGAGATTGTCGGAACAGGGGAAAGCTTCGGAGAACCTCACCATATCGAGGTTGATTGAATCGGCATCTTCGGGACAAGCGACCATGATGGAACAACTCCGTGAAACCATCCTGGAACTGAATGAAAAGATCATGAAAGTGCGCTCACAAAATGAGATGCTGATCAATCGTTCGCGTGAAAATATAATGAAAACCATTGAACTGCTAGGGCGGATTAAGATGCCTGATGATCAATATCACAGTGAGGGAAAGCGGAACGTCGTGCAGGGCAGCCTGGCCCTGGATAGGAGAGCATAATGGCCGGATTGTTCGATGGATTGGAACTGGGGAAAAGGGCTCTTAACACTCATCAGCTGTGGCTGAATACAATCGGGCATAATATTGCCAACGTGAATACGCCGGGGTACACTCGTCAGAGGGTTAATATCAGTACCACTCCCCCGCAGGAATTGCCGCAGGGGATGGTCGGCACCGGCGTAAGTGCCGACAATATCAGACACGTCCGCGATCTGTTCCTCAACCGGCAATATCGCAATGAAAATAAGTCGCTGGGACAATGGACCGGGCAGGAGAAAATCCTCTCGCAGATAGAGGCTCTGTTCACGGAACCGAATGCCGAGTCGCTTGGGGACCTTCTGGATAAATTCTGGGCCGGCTGGTCGGATCTGGCCAATAATCCGGAGTCGGTCGGGGCCCGCACCGCTCTGAAAGAACAGACCAATCTTCTGACCAGCGGTTTTCATCGTATCTATTCCAACCTTCAGGATCTCCGCAAATCGGTGGATGACGAGATCGTTCTGACAGTCGATAATGTCAACAGCCTGGCCTCGGAAATCGCCTTAATCAATCAGCAAATAGCCCGCACCGAGTTGGGTGGGCAGAAAGCCAACGACCTGCGCGACCGCCGTGACTATCTGATTGACCAGTTGTCTGAATTTGTGGATGTCAATGTGGCGGAGCAGAAAAATAATACCGCCACGGTCTATATCGGTTCGCTGGCCATCGTTGACGGGACCACTTCATTCCGCATTGATACCCGAAAAGTCGGGGCCGGCGAAGTGACCAGCAGCGAAATTGTCTGGGAAGGAACCACCATGACCATCAAAAATCTGAACGGTCAGTTGAAGGCGCTGGTTGATGCGCGCGACCAGATCGTTCCACAGTATTTATCAAAACTGGATGCCATGGCGCAGGCGCTGATTACCAATGTCAACACGCAGCACCAGAAAGGCATTGGACTGGATGGTTCGATCGGGCTGAATTTCTTCGATCCACGGAATTTCGGCGCCGCCACGATATCATTGAATGACACCATTGCGAACAATGTTATCAAGATCGCCGCTTCAAAGTCGGGCGAAGTCGGAGACAATGTCAATGCTCTGGCCATCGCCGACCTGAAAAACGCGTCAGTCTTGATGAGGAATACCGCCTCCCTGAGTGAGTTTTACAATTCCCTGATCGGAGAAATTGGCGTGAATACCGGGAAGGCCAAAAATCTGAAAGAAAATTATGAACTATTGGTGGGACAGTTGGATAATGCCCGTCAGTCAGTGCAGGGGGTATCGCTGGATGAAGAAATGGCGCAAATGATCAAATACCAACATGCTTTTGATGCGGCCGCGCGCGTGATAACGACCATGGATCAGGCACTGGAGACTGTTATCAAGGGAATGGGAATAGTCGGACGGTAGCCAAGTAAACATTAACAGGTCTGAACCAAGACCACGGAGGGTGTTTTGCTGATACTAACAAGGAAGTTAGGCGAATCGATAACGATCGGTGACGATATCAAAGTGACGGTCCTGGGTGTCTTTGGAAGGCAGGTCAGGATCGGCATAGATGCACCGTCAAAAGTGGTTGTGCACCGAGAAGAGATATACGTCAAGATTCAAAACGAGAATCGGAAAGCGGCCAAATCGGTCAGACAGGATTTGGTTAATGTGGTAAAACTGCTCAAGGACAAAATCTCCGGCGACACCCGCAGAAAAGCAAAAGCGCCGGAAATAAAGTACAAAAAGACGACGCGAAAAACACCGGATGATCAGCAATCGGGACATTAACGGGAGGCGAAAATGTTTTGGAATAAGAAAAAGGACAAAAAAGGCAATGATGATTACAAATCAAACCGGTCAGGAAACTCCGGCAAAGATAAAGACACCGGCGCGAAACCGACACGCGCTTCTTTGATGCAGAAGATGTTCAAGGACGGATGCGATAAGGACTTCGTCTATTACGAAGAATAGGATCCGATGAGAGTAACCAATAAAATGATCAATGACCAGGTGGCCTTCAACCTGAATCGCTCGCTTGACCGTTTCATGCGCATGCAGGCGATGATGTCCACCGGGCGGCGGATCAATCAACCCTCCGATGATCCGATCGGAACACAGAAGGATCTGGGATACCGAAAGGTTTTGACCGAGATCAGCCAGTACAAGAAAAACATCTCCAGCGGTCTGAATACCCTTTCCACCTATGATAATATTCTGGGAAACATGAAGGATATGGTGTCCTCGGCTTATGAGGTGGCGGTATCACTCTCCAATGACACTTATGATGCGACCGCCCGGATGGGCGCCGCCAATGAGGTGGAATCGCTCTTCAAGCAGGTGGTTGATATGGCCAATTCTCAGATAGAAGGGCGATATATATTTTCGGGATTCCGCACCAAGACCAAACCGCTTGCGATAAGCGCCACGGGCGTGGATTATTTGGGGGACCACGGCCGGATTGAGATTGAGGCCGAAGCCTCATCGAAAGTTGATGTGAATCTGATTGGCGCCGATATTCTCTTCAAGCAACTCAGCAAACTTGGAGAAACCGCCGATCTGAAAGCCGGCATTACCGGCACGACACAATTATCCGACTTGAATCTTGGTCGCGGAGTAGACCTGGCGTCCGGAACATTCGAGGTAAGAGACAATAATCTCGGCTTAAATGTCATGGTCGATATCAGTATTGCTAATACTGTCGATGAGGCCATCACCCTGATTAACAGCGAACTGGCAATGAGCGGCATAACCAATCTGAAGGTCGATTTCGGCGCTGAGGGAAACAATCTAAAGTGGGTTACGACCAATAGCGGCCGGATCGCCGCCGGAACCTTGCTGTCTAATCTGAATGCCGGGCATGGAGTCGACCTGTCTACCGGAAAAATTGCGGTGCATAATATCGACAATAGTATTAATATCGAGGTTGACTTCTCGGGCACCGCCAATATTGGCGATGTCATCGCCAGAATCAACAGCACCCTTTCAGCCGGCGGAGTCAATAATGTTACGGCGGCCATTGATGCCGCCGGAACCGGTATCAGCATTATCGATGCCAACGGCACATCGCTGGGGCTGACAATTGATGAAGTCTCCGGCTCCAGCACCACGGCCGCCGATTTGGGCCTTATGGGCTCGATAAACCCGGTTCTGAATGGACAGGCACTCAATCCGCGCCTCGACTTTTCGGTCACGGAGTCGGCCCCCGGGCTGACAACGGCCACCGACCTGGGATTGCAGGGTAGTGTGACCGGAGACAGGGGCGGAGATGCCATTGCCCCTCGTCTTTTAGCCACAACCTCGCTCTCCCTTCTCAATAATGGTGATGGATTTGACCTGGGACAGATAAAAATTTCGAAAGGGCGAGAGGTGGCCTATCTTGATCTGGGCAACTCGGCTTTTACCACCGTGGGTGACTTGATTGATGCCATTAACAACAGCGGCCTGGATATTGTTGCGGCCATTAATTCATCGCAGACGGGAATTCAGATTGAGCCAACCTCAAATGACAGCTCATTTATGATCGAGGAAGTCGGCGCCGGCCGTACGGCACACGTCTTGGGAATTTTCGGATCCTCGGATTTACTTGGATCGCTCATAGTTCTGGAAAAGGCGCTGCGCAATAATGACCGGGAAGTGACCGGGCAGTTGATAGGCAATCTCAATCTGGGGATGCAGGAGCTTCTGAATCATCGGGCCGGTGTGGGCGCCAAGGTTATCAGGCTGGAGACAACTGATTCGCGGCTCGCTGACCTCAATTACAACTTTACCAAATTACTGAGTGAGGTCGAGGATGCCGATTTAACCAAGCTTGTATCCGACCTGGCCCAGCAGGAGAACAGCTATCGCGCCGCTCTGATTGCCTCATCGAAAGTAATACAGCCTTCACTTTTGGATTTTCTGGACTAGAAATAAGACATTGGATAAGGAATAGATTTTATGAAGATTACGACACAGCGATTCGGTGACCTGATGATCCCGGAAGAGAAGATTATCACGATGCCAAAACCGGTATTGGGATTTGAGCACTTAAAGAGGTACTGCCTGATCGAAAGAGAAGACACCGCGCCTTTTCTCTGGTTCCAGTCGATCGATGACCCGGCCGTGGCATTTATTATTGTCAATCCGGTTTACTTCTATTCCGATTATCGAATCGAAGTAAATCCGAAAGAAATCGAGGAACTGGATATCTCCGACGTTCGGATGGTGGAGACATATGTCATTGTGACGATCCCAGCCGATCCGAGCCAGATGACCATTAATCTCCAGGGTCCAATCCTGATAAACACCGAAACCCGGCTGGCCAAGCAATTGGTGCTGGTCAATTCCGAGTACGGAGTCAGGAATCGCCTCATCGCCGATGGAGAAAAAGTCCCGGTCGAGAGTGTCGTAGAGGAAAACGCAGAAGCGCCGGTACTGGTTTGAGCATGGCAATGCCCTCCGGAAGAAGTCGACATGCTCATGGGCGGAAGCGAAATCATTCCGACTCCCGCCGATCTTTCGCCAAGAAAGAAAAGGGGAAATTGTGCCCCCCGCCTGCGGCGGTACTAATCGAAAAAGCCGAGGAATTATTCGCCCATAATCGTTTTGAAGAAGTGGTCGCGGCGCTGGAATCGTTTAAACCGGAACCGGAGATGCCCGGCCAAAAGGAAGAACTTTGCCTTACCAGACTCCTGGCGCTGGCGCTGTCACATCTTGGACAGCACATGGAAGCTGAAAGATATGCCCGGAGGGGGCTGGAAGTTGCGCCCGATGATGGTGATTTCCATTTTGTTCTTGCTGTTACGGCCGCAGCCATCAAAGACTATGATCGCTGTATTGAATACGGGCGACGCTGCCTTGAATTGACCCAAAATGTCGATCGGGGCGATCCAATGAGAAAAGCTTTCAGTGCCGCATATCATCATCTTCTTTATAACCACCTCGGCACCGCCTTTCGCGCCAAAAATGATTTCATAAAAGCTGAGCAGGCCTTTCGCAAGGCGATTGAAAATGCCCCCCACTATAATCATCCCTATCTGAACCTGGCCAATCTGTATTTACAGCAAAAGGAATATGATAAGGCCTCGGAAATTGTCAAGAGCGGCCTGAGGAATTGCTCACAGATACAGGAACTTCGGATACTCGAAAAGGTCATAGAAAACAGGGCGACCGTTTCGGCCTGCATGATTGTCAAAGACGAAGAGGAATTACTAGCGCAATGTCTGGAATCGATACGCAGCTGGGTGGATGAAATCATTGTGGTCGATACCGGTTCGACCGACCGGACAGTAGAAATCG
Protein-coding sequences here:
- a CDS encoding flagellar basal body P-ring protein FlgI; its protein translation is MSNLICTRASIPSFMIALLLFILAWYSPEAEAGVRIKDIARIQGDAEMDFFGYGLVIGLDGTGDGKGTQFTMQSLANMMQRMGMTVDPEKLKVKNVAAVIVTGRLSSTHKIGDRVDVTVSSIGDASSLQGGTLLMTQLAMSDGEVYATAQGPVSIGGFNVQVEDGNKIINNYTLVGRVPNGGIVTRPIIKQSNVSELVLSLQTPDYATASRMAEAINSRYGHTAIVDDAGTIRINVPESMAAANSRIQFIADIGTLQVEPDQVARVIINERTGTIVAGQNVTIAPVAIAHGNIMVNIKSVPVISQPEPFSKGETVVTSEYQLTVDNEKARVLYLQEAVSLADIASALNQIGAAPRDIIAIFESLKQAGALRAELVII
- a CDS encoding transglycosylase SLT domain-containing protein, with the translated sequence MTNPINNNFRAGNPASIPLKKSPDVEGEKKKLYNSAREMESLFLYHMLKEMRKTVPQNEGSNALGLGNGLGKDIYTQVFDEELSRKIAGNGDKSLTNLLYHALEKAFDRQHGEAESKAIVSAKLLPEAKYISINRQEEKFIDLNGRVTPRKGKQPVAGNAVEVNAQLTRKGGARMITNDPDQIDLVGRNKSIDAKVESKAINASPEQKTDSSDYKEIIKEASEKFNLDPTLLESIIEAESAGNPQAVSLAGAKGLMQLADTTAADMGVRNVFDPQENIHAGAKFLRRLIDRFGDIKKALAAYNAGPETVERYRGIPPYPETRRYVQKVLQGVTGKTKNYE
- a CDS encoding flagellar protein FlgN, whose amino-acid sequence is MPKEIIEDSSNSELTWELMRVLEKEASLFETFLDLLEQQQEALVRNDVNRLNEITERQKEKLVSAGQLSKNREELIRRLSEQGKASENLTISRLIESASSGQATMMEQLRETILELNEKIMKVRSQNEMLINRSRENIMKTIELLGRIKMPDDQYHSEGKRNVVQGSLALDRRA
- the flgK gene encoding flagellar hook-associated protein FlgK; translation: MAGLFDGLELGKRALNTHQLWLNTIGHNIANVNTPGYTRQRVNISTTPPQELPQGMVGTGVSADNIRHVRDLFLNRQYRNENKSLGQWTGQEKILSQIEALFTEPNAESLGDLLDKFWAGWSDLANNPESVGARTALKEQTNLLTSGFHRIYSNLQDLRKSVDDEIVLTVDNVNSLASEIALINQQIARTELGGQKANDLRDRRDYLIDQLSEFVDVNVAEQKNNTATVYIGSLAIVDGTTSFRIDTRKVGAGEVTSSEIVWEGTTMTIKNLNGQLKALVDARDQIVPQYLSKLDAMAQALITNVNTQHQKGIGLDGSIGLNFFDPRNFGAATISLNDTIANNVIKIAASKSGEVGDNVNALAIADLKNASVLMRNTASLSEFYNSLIGEIGVNTGKAKNLKENYELLVGQLDNARQSVQGVSLDEEMAQMIKYQHAFDAAARVITTMDQALETVIKGMGIVGR
- the flgL gene encoding flagellar hook-associated protein FlgL, with translation MRVTNKMINDQVAFNLNRSLDRFMRMQAMMSTGRRINQPSDDPIGTQKDLGYRKVLTEISQYKKNISSGLNTLSTYDNILGNMKDMVSSAYEVAVSLSNDTYDATARMGAANEVESLFKQVVDMANSQIEGRYIFSGFRTKTKPLAISATGVDYLGDHGRIEIEAEASSKVDVNLIGADILFKQLSKLGETADLKAGITGTTQLSDLNLGRGVDLASGTFEVRDNNLGLNVMVDISIANTVDEAITLINSELAMSGITNLKVDFGAEGNNLKWVTTNSGRIAAGTLLSNLNAGHGVDLSTGKIAVHNIDNSINIEVDFSGTANIGDVIARINSTLSAGGVNNVTAAIDAAGTGISIIDANGTSLGLTIDEVSGSSTTAADLGLMGSINPVLNGQALNPRLDFSVTESAPGLTTATDLGLQGSVTGDRGGDAIAPRLLATTSLSLLNNGDGFDLGQIKISKGREVAYLDLGNSAFTTVGDLIDAINNSGLDIVAAINSSQTGIQIEPTSNDSSFMIEEVGAGRTAHVLGIFGSSDLLGSLIVLEKALRNNDREVTGQLIGNLNLGMQELLNHRAGVGAKVIRLETTDSRLADLNYNFTKLLSEVEDADLTKLVSDLAQQENSYRAALIASSKVIQPSLLDFLD
- the fliW gene encoding flagellar assembly protein FliW; protein product: MKITTQRFGDLMIPEEKIITMPKPVLGFEHLKRYCLIEREDTAPFLWFQSIDDPAVAFIIVNPVYFYSDYRIEVNPKEIEELDISDVRMVETYVIVTIPADPSQMTINLQGPILINTETRLAKQLVLVNSEYGVRNRLIADGEKVPVESVVEENAEAPVLV